A region from the Chelmon rostratus isolate fCheRos1 chromosome 6, fCheRos1.pri, whole genome shotgun sequence genome encodes:
- the LOC121608557 gene encoding pleckstrin homology domain-containing family A member 7-like isoform X11, producing the protein MRSYIYKQSSVIGSQAEHTGMRTYYFSADTQEDMNTWLRAMNQATLMQNHTDALISSRPTDKLEKLTVLQHAVPQTNHVNHHKTKTSDSENTRPIIHEVLLEPIHRDADERCSFHKESPSATTLEHTIGSTALEMDTHTSLPSNPAPSALPQSDHMSASAPVSRVPSRAPSRAASTLPSSICTRNGLVSTPSPILEPNGIAAGTYQRAPAPPPADTHKQVQRRSALEQVEQWVQVQKAEHKGPPSRENTLPRRTPPTQHKFTTMDAYQTLPRTPRQSPPPARLGEYKYAQDRLSHFRLTPEQGGPGSSTVWQLYEWQQRHQFRHGSPTAPLYTPAPEYPFGPRPPSTVPPSSSAPRSEGPPRCVSVPPSSADIPPPGPPPGTSRTMSPTRRPHTPAERVTVRPMGDRSVVDIPFAVSPRRTKSQLLKAATIERRSMPPSGYITHTVSAPSLHGKTADDTYMQLKKDLEYLDLKVAGSQTLKESGKPVKVAESDVDVKLSRLCEQDKTLKDLEARISSLKEDKDKLESVLDLSHQQMEQYKEQPAHTHKIAYQQRLLQEDLVTIRAQISRLSTEMALAWEEYSRLERSVEQLRTALQAHMNHSATPQQEKSEMKRELWRIEDVMAGLSASKANYKITIDSVQNPERKLVPSVSDPAVPSQSTEVQPPPRSSIPSIPSHTLPHSTVPKWAEDTAPPRPPLPRLYDYEETPPVVPPLPKEASVIRHTSVRGLKRQSDERKRDRESGQYVVNGDCKTDLRSYLSEPELPGINHLSAGSDVDYFQSKGLLGSSSRQNQSTSISSYVTLRRGPGSSAARERPKSALERLSSPTEALQLPSSQTRGRMTAEEQLERMKRHQKALVRERKRNLSQGERSCAGLSTSTTSQRSSSSSRLPSNTSDPPASVFDWQEERPGAEGQSDEGRNQVKERGRIQSDEWVTVTATRIREVDVEPLDYDLDISRELSKPQKVPIPERYIESDSDEPLSPEELEERFHRAERIKNLLARSSVQNIQPSAPLDFSELDSALQQQQRIMNVSHALASEASRKSKLVAGTEWLQSRQSCCRALTHRDDQHISTEEDSSLSGRI; encoded by the exons CAGCAGACCGACGGACAAGTTAGAGAAGCTCACCGTGTTGCAGCACGCTGTCCCACAGACGAACCACGTAAACCACCACAAGACCAAGACCTCAGACTCTGAGAACACAAGACCCATCATCCACGAGGTTCTCCTGGAGCCCATTCACCGTGACGCAGACGAACGCTGCAGCTTCCACAAAGAATCTCCCTCTGCCACCACGTTGGAGCACACCATAGGAAGTACAGCCCTggaaatggacacacacacgtcccTCCCCTCCAACCCTGCGCCCTCTGCCCTCCCACAGTCAGACCACATGTCGGCCTCAGCGCCCGTGTCCAGGGTCCCATCCCGGGCGCCTTCACGAGCCGCCTCCACGCTGCCCTCCAGCATTTGCACGAGGAACGGCCTCGTCTCCACGCCCAGCCCCATCCTGGAGCCCAACGGGATCGCAGCAGGGACGTACCAGAGGGCCCCTGCGCCGCcccctgctgacacacacaagcaggtgCAGAGGAGAAGTGCTCTGGAGCAAGTGGAGCAGTGGGTCCAAGTGCAGAAGGCTGAGCACAAAGG CCCCCCATCCAGAGAGAACACCCTCCCTCGTCGAACACCCCCAACCCAACACAAGTTCACCACCATGGACGCATACCAGACCCTGCCAAGGACTCCTCGCCAAAGCCCTCCACCTGCCCGACTTGGCGAGTACAAGTATGCCCAGGACCGCCTCAGCCACTTCCGCCTAACCCCTGAGCAGGGTGGCCCAGGGTCCAGCACCGTCTGGCAGCTGTACGAGTGGCAGCAGCGTCACCAGTTCCGTCACGGCAGCCCCACAGCGCCACTCTACACTCCGGCCCCGGAGTACCCGTTTGGCCCCCGCCCTCCATCCACTgtgcctccctcctcttcagcacCCAGGTCAGAAGGGCCGCCCCGCTGCGTGTCGGTACCACCGTCATCTGCAGACATCCCTCCACCGGGGCCTCCGCCCGGCACCAGCAGAACCATGTCGCCCACACGGAGGCCGCACACGCCAGCCGAACGCGTGACAGTCAGGCCCATGGGCGATAGGTCAGTGGTGGACATCCCCTTCGCCGTGTCCCCCCGCAGGACCAAATCTCAGCTGCTCAAG gcTGCTACCATCGAGAGACGGTCAATGCCTCCATCTggttacatcacacacacagtcagtgcacCCAGCCTTCATGGCAAAACG GCTGATGACACCTACATGCAGCTGAAGAAGGACCTGGAGTATCTGGACCTGAAG GTAGCTGGAAGTCAGACGCTGAAGGAGTCAGGGAAACCTGTCAAGGTTGCAGAAAGTGACGTGGAT GTGAAGTTAAGTCGGTTGTGTGAGCAGGACAAGACCCTCAAAGATCTGGAGGCGAGGATCAGCTCCCTAAAGGAGGACAAG GACAAGCTGGAGAGTGTGCTGGATCTGTCCCACCAGCAGATGGAGCAGTACAAGGAGCAGCCGGCCCACACCCACAAGATCGCCTATcagcagaggctgctgcaggaagaTCTGGTCACCATCAGGGCCCAAATATCACGCCTCTCCACG GAGATGGCGCTCGCCTGGGAGGAGTACAGCAGGCTGGAGAGAtctgtggagcagctgaggaCAGCGCTGCAGGCACACATGAACCACAGCGCCACCCCGCAG CAAGAGAAAAGTGAGATGAAGCGCGAGCTGTGGAGGATCGAGGACGTGATGGCGGGACTGAGTGCCAGCAAAGCCAACTACAAGATCACCATCGACTCTGTACAGAATCCAG AGAGGAAACTAGTGCCTTCGGTGTCAGACCCGGCAGTGCCTTCTCAGAGCACAGAGGTCCAGCCTCCTCCTCGCAGCTCCATCCCCAGCATCCCCTCTCACACTTTGCCTCATAGCACCGTGCCAAAGTGG GCTGAGGACACCGCCCCGCCCAGGCCACCACTGCCTCGCCTCTACGACTACGAGGAGACGCCCCCTGTGGTGCCGCCGCTCCCCAAAGAGGCCTCGGTCATACGCCACACGTCGGTGCGTGGGCTGAAACGCCAgtcagatgagaggaagagggacagGGAGAGCGGGCAGTACGTTGTCAATGGAGACTGTAAG ACTGACTTGCGGTCGTACCTGAGTGAACCAGAGCTGCCAGGAATAAACCACCTCAGCGCCGGGTCTGACGTCGACTATTTCCAGAGCAAAG GTCTGTTAGGCTCCTCATCTCGGCAGAACCAGTCCACCTCCATCTCGTCCTACGTCACCCTGAGGAGAGGCCCCGGGAGCTCCGCAGCCAGG GAGAGACCCAAGAGTGCCTTGGAGCGTCTGTCATCACCTACAGAAGCCCTGCAGCTCCCGAGCAGTCAGACTCGAGGGCGGATGACGgcggaggagcagctggagcgGATGAAGCGCCACCAGAAGGCGCTAGTTCGCGAGCGCAAGAGGAACCTCAGCCAGGGCGAACGCTCCTGCGCGggcctctccacctccaccacctcccagcgctcctcctcctcctccaggctgcCCTCCAACACCTCCGACCCTCCGGCCTCC GTGTTTGATTGGCAGGAGGAGCGACCTGGAGCCGAAGGTCAGAGCGACGAGGGGAGGAAtcaggtgaaagagagagggaggatcCAATCAGATGAGTGGGTGACGGTGACGGCCACGCGCATACGAGAGGTGGATGTGGAGCCTCTCGACTATGACCTGGATATCAGCCGAgag CTGTCCAAACCACAGAAAGTTCCCATCCCAGAGCGCTACATCGAGTCTGACTCTGACGAGCCTCTGAGtccagaggagctggaggagcgctTCCACCGGGCCGAGCGCATCAAGAACCTGCTGGCCAGATCCAG CGTTCAGAACATTCAGCCGTCCGCACCGCTGGACTTCAGCGAGCTGgactcagctctgcagcagcagcagaggatcaTGAACGTGTCCCACGCTCTGGCCTCCGAGGCCTCACGCAAGAGCAAGCTGGTGGCAG GGACGGAGTGGCT